The Lachnospiraceae bacterium KM106-2 nucleotide sequence AAAATAACATAGTAGATAAAGAGAGTCTTGTGTCTTAAGACTCTCTTGAGGCTGTCGACAAAGTCGTCAGCCTTGGATGAAAGGCACCTTTCATCCAGTTTTCAATCAGAATGCCTAGCGTGCACTCGTGCAAGTTGCAAATGGCGCAACCTACTTACGCTAGGCCAGAAGACGAAAAGCGTCGTTTCCGGCTTCTGATTCGTAATGGAGAACGAAGTTCTCCAAACCTCTCCCCGAGATACAAATTGGGTGAGTGAAAGTAATTGTCTACAGTCTGAAGAGAGTCTTGTGTCTTAAGACTCTCTTTTTTTGTATAGTTGATGAATTAACAAAAATTAAAAATATTAAGTAAATACTGTAAAAGAGTAAAAAAGTTACTGTAATGGTAAAATTTACATGTAATATTTATGCATAATTTCTATTCTTCTTTAGATTTATGTGTTAATATATTAAAGTGACAAATCGGAAATAAGGAGTGCTAGTTATGAAAGACAAAGAATTTAAACCTTATATTAGTGCAAACAAAGTTGTTCCCGAGCTTACATTTGCTTCTATCTTGATTGGTATTTTATTAGCAGTTGTATTCGGCGCAGCAAATGCATATTTAGGACTACGTGTAGGTATGACCGTATCTGCATCTATTCCAGCAGCAGTTATCTCTATGGGTGTGATCCGCGTGCTCTTAAAAAGAGATTCTGTGTTGGAAAATAATATGGTACAAACAATTGGATCAGCCGGTGAATCAGTAGCTGCCGGAGCGATCTTTACAATTCCAGCTTTATTCTTATGGGCGGATGAATGGGGAACAGCAGCACCTTCTTTAATTGAAATCTCTGTGATTGCATTAATTGGTGGTGTACTTGGTATCCTATTCATGGTACCTCTTCGTAAAGCATTGATCGTAAAAGAACATGGCGTTCTTCCTTATCCAGAAGGTACTGCTTGTGCAGAAGTACTTTTAGCTGGTGAAGAGGGTGGAAGTAAAGCAAGTTCTGTATTTATCGGTCTTGGAATCTCAGCTGTTTACAAATTTATTGCAGATGGACTTAAATTATTCCCTAGTGAAATTCACTATGAAATTAAAGAATATAAAGGTTCTGGTGCAGGTATGGATGTACTTCCTGCATTACTTGGTGTTGGATTTATCTGTGGATTTAAAATCTCAGCATACATGTTAGCAGGTGGTATCTTAGGATGGTTCGTATTAATGCCAATGATCTCATTATTTGGTGGTGATGCGATCATCTTCCCTGCAACGGAAGCAATCTCTACTCTTGATTCATGGGCACTTTGGACAAACTATATTAAATACATCGGTGCAGGTGCAGTAGCAGCTGGTGGTATTATGAGTTTGATCAAATCATTACCACTTATCGTTGATACATTTAGAAAAGCATTAAAAGATTTCTCTGGTGCCGGAAAAGGCGAAAATGAAGAGAGAACAAATCAAGATCTTAACTTAAAATGGATCTTAGTTGCAGTAGCAACGATCGCAGTGATCATGTGGTTAATTCCAGTGATCCCATTAAATCTATTTACATCATTCTTAGTTGTAATCTTCGGATTCTTCTTTGCAAGTGTATCTGCTCGTTTAGTAGGTCTTGTAGGAAGTAGTAATAACCCTGTATCCGGTATGACAATCGCTACTGTGTTATTATCTACAATTCTATTAAAGGCAACTGGACAGACAGGACATGCCGGAATGGTAAGTGCGATCGTAATTGGTTCGATCATCTGTATCATTACAGCAATCGCTGGTGATACAAGTCAGGATTTAAAAACTGGATATATTTTAGGGTCTACTCCTAAGAAACAACAGATCGGTGAGATCATTGGTGTATGTGCATCTGCGATCGCGATCGGCGGTTCTTT carries:
- a CDS encoding oligopeptide transporter, coding for MKDKEFKPYISANKVVPELTFASILIGILLAVVFGAANAYLGLRVGMTVSASIPAAVISMGVIRVLLKRDSVLENNMVQTIGSAGESVAAGAIFTIPALFLWADEWGTAAPSLIEISVIALIGGVLGILFMVPLRKALIVKEHGVLPYPEGTACAEVLLAGEEGGSKASSVFIGLGISAVYKFIADGLKLFPSEIHYEIKEYKGSGAGMDVLPALLGVGFICGFKISAYMLAGGILGWFVLMPMISLFGGDAIIFPATEAISTLDSWALWTNYIKYIGAGAVAAGGIMSLIKSLPLIVDTFRKALKDFSGAGKGENEERTNQDLNLKWILVAVATIAVIMWLIPVIPLNLFTSFLVVIFGFFFASVSARLVGLVGSSNNPVSGMTIATVLLSTILLKATGQTGHAGMVSAIVIGSIICIITAIAGDTSQDLKTGYILGSTPKKQQIGEIIGVCASAIAIGGSLYLFSKAWGYGSSQLPAPQATLMKTIVEGVMNGNLQWNLVFAGAGIAIAVEIIGIPVLPFAVGLYLPIHLSAGIMVGGVVRLYFEKKKKITEEKRKDSITNGILYTSGLIAGEGLIGLLLAVFAIIPFGLNAAGKSQTLADAMDLSSKIDLGNIGGWIAFGLLVVSLFYFGLWRKEKKEA